One stretch of Rhodoferax lithotrophicus DNA includes these proteins:
- a CDS encoding GGDEF domain-containing protein — translation MRNPSLFFHVEPPPISDTDQTESLASALTQANLPDSAESMGLFGRWWCEPQTGQWILSAGAASLLDANTGLHASAASCFEQVVPDDVLHLLDTVGEAGRNIDCEFRIINEFAGLRWLRLAAEPSRQPRPALQRGVVVDVTASRLAAMRERFCFESTQLLINTPTLAEAATKVIQLVCENLGWECGAYWSPEPQSQMGEHRLACLFEWHKPEYPLASFLEQTLTLRMAPGQGLVGGVWSTMRPAWVENMATDPGYLRCLSAQTCGLQSGYAFPVSYVTMEGRRHSHGVLEFYSRLSRQREAQLPGLAEVIGALIAQTVQRLEQQALIERLAQMDDLTGLANRKHFHHLLDTECLHATANGGSFAVLNIDLDRFKQINDAFGHEAGNQVLREFSERLHKLKPKLATVGRLGGDEFAMLVAPTGSMVQLHALGEQVLQAARLPFQFEGEKLTVSASVGISLFPHNGATGSELMRNADAAMYRSKHAGRNGLNFFSSGTPQAMTELRACLAKKLTMEAELQRALVNNELFLMYQPIFDRDVAHVTAVEALIRWHRPDGEVVHPDLFIPIAEQSSLIVQIGRWVVRQACSDLTQLHHHGYPGLQVNVNMAAPEFDNANLPTELLTLTEAYGIAPQYLCLELTEGLVMKQPDKVVPVMKALRQMGFKISLDDFGMGHSSLSRMKNLPISSLKIDRSFVSGLPHDRGDGAVVRTILDLGHHMNLQVIAEGIETDAQLLYLHQFGCHLLQGFLLGKPQTLSELMSTPAHVTRPPEV, via the coding sequence ATGCGTAACCCCTCTTTGTTCTTTCATGTCGAGCCGCCGCCGATCAGCGACACCGATCAGACCGAGAGCCTGGCATCGGCACTGACACAAGCAAACCTGCCAGACAGCGCAGAATCCATGGGCTTATTCGGCCGATGGTGGTGCGAACCGCAAACCGGCCAATGGATTTTGTCGGCCGGGGCCGCCAGTTTGCTCGATGCCAACACCGGACTCCACGCCAGCGCCGCCAGTTGTTTTGAGCAAGTTGTCCCGGACGATGTCCTGCATCTGCTGGACACGGTAGGCGAAGCGGGGCGCAACATTGACTGTGAATTTCGCATCATCAACGAGTTTGCCGGTTTGCGCTGGTTGCGCCTGGCCGCTGAACCCAGCCGACAGCCCAGGCCAGCACTGCAGCGTGGGGTGGTGGTGGATGTCACCGCGTCACGGCTGGCCGCCATGCGCGAGCGCTTCTGTTTTGAATCTACACAACTGTTGATCAACACCCCGACACTGGCCGAAGCCGCCACCAAGGTGATTCAGTTGGTGTGTGAAAACCTGGGGTGGGAATGTGGTGCCTATTGGTCGCCCGAACCGCAGTCGCAGATGGGCGAGCACCGACTGGCCTGCCTGTTTGAATGGCACAAGCCAGAGTACCCGCTGGCATCCTTCCTTGAGCAAACCCTCACGCTTCGGATGGCACCAGGGCAAGGTCTGGTCGGGGGAGTCTGGAGCACGATGCGCCCCGCCTGGGTGGAAAACATGGCCACCGACCCTGGTTATTTGCGATGCCTGAGTGCCCAGACTTGTGGACTGCAGTCCGGTTACGCTTTTCCGGTGTCTTACGTCACCATGGAGGGTCGGCGTCACAGCCATGGTGTGCTGGAGTTCTACAGCCGCCTGTCACGCCAACGCGAAGCCCAGCTTCCTGGCTTGGCCGAGGTCATTGGTGCACTGATTGCACAGACGGTACAGCGGCTGGAGCAACAGGCGTTGATCGAGCGACTGGCCCAGATGGATGACCTGACCGGGTTGGCCAACCGCAAGCACTTTCACCATTTGCTCGATACCGAATGTCTGCACGCAACCGCCAACGGTGGTTCTTTTGCGGTTTTGAACATTGACCTGGATCGCTTCAAGCAGATCAACGATGCCTTCGGGCACGAAGCCGGCAATCAGGTGCTGCGCGAGTTTTCCGAACGCCTGCACAAACTCAAACCCAAACTGGCCACCGTGGGCCGACTCGGTGGTGACGAATTTGCCATGCTGGTGGCCCCGACGGGCAGCATGGTGCAACTGCATGCCCTGGGTGAGCAGGTGCTACAGGCGGCGCGGCTGCCGTTCCAGTTTGAAGGCGAAAAACTGACCGTGTCAGCCAGCGTTGGCATCAGCCTCTTTCCCCACAACGGTGCCACCGGTTCGGAATTGATGCGTAATGCCGATGCCGCCATGTACCGCAGCAAACACGCCGGGCGCAACGGGCTGAACTTTTTCTCCAGTGGCACACCACAGGCCATGACCGAGCTGCGCGCCTGCCTGGCCAAAAAGCTGACGATGGAGGCCGAACTGCAGCGCGCCCTGGTGAACAACGAACTGTTCCTGATGTACCAACCTATTTTTGATCGCGATGTAGCCCATGTGACAGCGGTCGAAGCGCTGATCCGCTGGCATCGACCCGATGGCGAGGTGGTTCACCCCGATCTGTTCATCCCGATTGCCGAGCAAAGCAGCCTGATCGTACAAATTGGCCGCTGGGTGGTGCGCCAAGCCTGCAGCGACCTCACGCAGCTGCACCACCACGGCTACCCCGGCCTGCAAGTCAACGTCAACATGGCTGCGCCGGAGTTCGACAATGCCAACCTGCCCACCGAGTTGCTGACACTGACCGAGGCCTACGGTATCGCGCCGCAATACCTGTGCCTGGAGTTGACGGAAGGCTTGGTGATGAAACAGCCCGACAAAGTGGTGCCGGTCATGAAAGCCTTGCGCCAGATGGGCTTCAAGATCAGTCTGGATGATTTCGGCATGGGTCATTCCTCGCTGTCGCGCATGAAAAACCTGCCAATCTCATCGCTGAAGATTGACCGATCCTTTGTCAGTGGCCTGCCGCACGACCGGGGTGACGGTGCCGTGGTGCGCACCATTCTTGACTTGGGCCACCACATGAACCTGCAGGTTATTGCCGAAGGCATCGAGACCGATGCCCAATTGCTGTACCTGCACCAATTCGGCTGTCACCTGCTGCAAGGCTTTTTGCTGGGAAAACCGCAGACCCTTTCCGAACTGATGAGTACACCGGCTCATGTCACCCGTCCACCGGAGGTTTAG
- a CDS encoding chemotaxis protein CheW, with protein MNTKPPLSIDTYLPYMRDVVRCEQSLHELNLVWRMIESSAKMNCPVEAKAILPTMAATREGFNRLEQELVVSLVNEKVSTVLDAIGTKAQYVIDIVVRNLYERTADVGFLATDNELCNFVAGLTDNQDAIRLRLRAYRSKYTVYDEIILLDSVGNVLVQIDDTTPLEGSVDPLLAQTLASDTYVETFRATDLRPAKKQALIYSRRMLHPETGAVAGVLCLCFNFEQEMAGIFQSHRDPGGRSNMMLLDGHNRVIESADALWIPPGAVVPVNPGATARLMMFAGREYLVRTFQAQGYQGYPGPHGWQGQVMIPVDVAFTDNGMDTLSQLDPGIAAGLLSHAQSFSPPLYEIMTAAETIQRVVWNGQVMTTGQRGEQAKLKTILDQISETGARSNELFSKSIGDLYETVLASSLRDSEFVSNLLVDLLDRNLYERSDDCRWWALTPELQAALAQPTHQREQIAQITQILEYINRLYTVYTRIFVYDANGVIIASTHLEQDSSTVLGMQIDADTLVQVRNLRSEQDYHVTPFAPSMLYGGKHTYIYHAAIRHPEDARTIVGGIGIVFDAQPEFDAMLRGGLGSKTGVNAMFVDRLGNIIASTDPTRPVGSTLPLDPALLKLPNGRSTSRIVIHDGHYAIMGCTVSRGYREFKVSDGYREDVLAVVFDSFGEVRERAGSSHKSKTVLQSNLSAMDGREFATFFVDGVLFAMPAEHVLEALPASKISSVSRGQRQARIGLLGLQRNELNLGSVWVFDLGYLLNGRTSNIDKSSQVIIVRSQEHFIGLLVDALHGVPEFNTEQIMPTPFGERADGRLVKQFIKANGGDFLIQTVDIDSLFSVVLH; from the coding sequence ATGAACACAAAGCCCCCCCTCTCCATTGACACCTATCTGCCGTACATGCGCGACGTGGTGCGCTGCGAGCAGTCGCTGCACGAGCTGAACCTGGTGTGGCGCATGATCGAGTCGTCTGCCAAAATGAACTGCCCGGTCGAGGCCAAAGCCATTTTGCCCACCATGGCCGCCACGCGTGAGGGATTCAACCGGCTTGAGCAGGAACTGGTGGTCAGCCTGGTGAACGAAAAGGTGTCCACCGTGCTGGATGCCATTGGCACCAAGGCGCAATACGTGATCGACATCGTGGTGCGCAACCTGTACGAGCGCACCGCCGATGTCGGCTTTCTGGCCACCGACAACGAGCTGTGCAACTTTGTCGCCGGGCTGACCGACAACCAGGATGCCATACGCTTGCGACTGCGCGCCTACCGCAGCAAATACACCGTCTATGACGAAATCATCCTGCTGGACAGCGTTGGCAATGTACTGGTGCAGATTGACGACACCACGCCACTGGAAGGCAGCGTCGACCCTCTGCTGGCCCAAACCCTGGCCAGCGACACCTATGTGGAAACCTTTCGCGCCACCGATTTACGCCCGGCCAAAAAGCAGGCACTGATCTACTCGCGCCGCATGCTGCATCCTGAAACCGGCGCGGTGGCCGGGGTGCTGTGCCTGTGCTTCAACTTCGAGCAGGAAATGGCCGGCATCTTCCAGTCTCACCGCGACCCGGGCGGACGCTCCAACATGATGCTGCTGGATGGTCACAACCGGGTGATTGAAAGTGCTGATGCCCTGTGGATTCCACCTGGTGCCGTGGTACCGGTCAACCCTGGTGCCACCGCCAGGCTGATGATGTTTGCTGGCCGTGAATACCTGGTGCGCACCTTTCAGGCCCAAGGATATCAAGGCTACCCGGGACCACACGGCTGGCAGGGTCAGGTGATGATTCCGGTGGATGTGGCCTTTACCGACAACGGTATGGACACCCTGTCGCAGCTTGACCCCGGCATTGCCGCCGGGTTGCTGTCGCACGCGCAGTCGTTCTCGCCACCACTCTACGAAATCATGACAGCGGCCGAGACGATCCAGCGCGTGGTGTGGAACGGCCAGGTCATGACCACTGGCCAGCGAGGAGAGCAGGCCAAACTGAAAACTATTTTGGACCAGATCAGCGAAACCGGTGCCCGCAGCAACGAGCTGTTTTCCAAATCGATTGGTGATCTGTATGAAACCGTGCTGGCATCCAGCCTGCGCGATTCGGAATTTGTGTCCAATCTGCTGGTTGACCTGCTGGACCGCAACCTGTATGAGCGCTCGGACGACTGCCGCTGGTGGGCCTTGACACCCGAGTTACAGGCCGCGCTGGCCCAACCTACACACCAGCGGGAGCAGATTGCCCAGATCACGCAAATCCTGGAGTACATCAACCGCCTGTACACCGTTTACACGCGAATCTTTGTCTACGATGCCAACGGTGTCATCATCGCCAGCACCCATCTGGAACAGGACAGCAGCACCGTACTGGGCATGCAGATAGATGCCGACACCCTGGTCCAGGTTCGCAATTTGCGCAGCGAGCAGGATTACCACGTCACACCGTTTGCTCCCAGCATGCTGTACGGCGGAAAACACACCTACATCTACCACGCGGCCATCCGCCACCCAGAAGATGCCAGAACCATCGTTGGTGGCATCGGCATTGTGTTCGATGCCCAACCGGAGTTTGATGCCATGCTGCGCGGTGGCCTGGGCAGCAAAACCGGGGTCAACGCGATGTTTGTGGACCGGCTTGGCAACATCATCGCCAGCACCGACCCGACGCGCCCGGTCGGCTCCACCCTGCCGTTAGACCCGGCGTTGCTGAAGCTGCCCAATGGCCGCAGCACCTCGCGCATCGTCATCCACGATGGGCATTACGCCATCATGGGCTGCACGGTGTCCCGGGGCTACCGGGAATTCAAGGTGTCAGATGGCTACCGCGAGGATGTGCTGGCGGTGGTCTTTGATTCGTTTGGCGAGGTGCGTGAACGGGCCGGATCCAGCCACAAAAGCAAGACGGTGTTGCAATCCAACCTGTCCGCCATGGACGGACGCGAATTTGCCACCTTTTTTGTCGATGGCGTGTTGTTCGCCATGCCCGCCGAGCATGTGCTGGAGGCCTTGCCTGCATCAAAAATATCCTCTGTTTCCCGGGGTCAACGGCAGGCCCGCATCGGCCTGCTGGGCCTGCAACGCAACGAGCTGAACCTCGGCTCGGTGTGGGTTTTTGACCTGGGCTACTTGTTGAACGGGCGCACTTCCAATATTGACAAAAGCAGTCAGGTGATCATCGTTCGCAGCCAGGAGCACTTCATTGGCTTGCTGGTGGACGCATTACATGGGGTGCCGGAGTTTAATACCGAGCAAATCATGCCGACCCCGTTTGGCGAGCGCGCCGACGGCCGACTGGTCAAACAGTTCATCAAAGCCAATGGTGGCGACTTCCTGATCCAGACCGTCGATATCGACAGCCTCTTCAGTGTCGTGCTGCATTAG